The following nucleotide sequence is from Deltaproteobacteria bacterium.
CTGCTTCATTCCCTTGGGATGATCTCAGCCGGTGTTGATTCTCTCATGGATCTCATTGCTTCCGGGATCAATTATTTCTCCATGAAGCAGGCGATCAAACCGGCCGACCGGGAACATCCCTACGGTCATGGGAAGATCGAGAATATCGCCTCTCTCTTCCAGGCGGGGATCATCGGTCTGGCCGGGTTGTTGCTGATGGGGGAGGGGATTCGCCGGATGCTGCTTGTCGAGGCCGTTCCCGTCTTCGATGTGGGGATCTTTGTGATGGCTCTTTCCGGCGTGATCAGTTATCTTGTGGGAAGACGTCTGGCCCGGTTCGCCCGGATGACCGATTCCCCCCTTCTTGCAGCCGACGCCCTCCATTTCACCATCGATACCTGGACCAATACCGGCGTTGTGCTGGCCCTGCTTCTTTCCCGATGGAGTGGAAAAATCTTCTTCGACCGGGCGGCGGCAATCCTGATCGGAGGCTGGATCCTCTATGCCGCACTGAAGCTCTTTCGGAATGCCCTCGCCGCCCTGATGGATCAGAACATCTCCCCGGAAATGGAGGAAAAAATCGACCGGATCATCCTCGATCATTGCGAGGAGATCATCGGTTATCATCGGATGCGGACCCGGCGGTCGGGTTCAAAGAAGATGATCGATCTTCATCTGGTGATCTGCAA
It contains:
- a CDS encoding cation transporter codes for the protein MGQADNVKKIGAARFSVGAALGLAVLKLTTGFLLHSLGMISAGVDSLMDLIASGINYFSMKQAIKPADREHPYGHGKIENIASLFQAGIIGLAGLLLMGEGIRRMLLVEAVPVFDVGIFVMALSGVISYLVGRRLARFARMTDSPLLAADALHFTIDTWTNTGVVLALLLSRWSGKIFFDRAAAILIGGWILYAALKLFRNALAALMDQNISPEMEEKIDRIILDHCEEIIGYHRMRTRRSGSKKMIDLHLVICKDITLDEAHGITEELEKKIEEDINNSDVMIHIEPCDMECPRIREQCLYKTEPSSPADGS